From the Gemmatimonadota bacterium genome, one window contains:
- a CDS encoding YbjQ family protein, which translates to MIIVTTLEVQGKQIKRTLGMVRGSSIRSRHIGQDIIAVLRNIAGGEVREYTKMLAEAREQALDRMVEEARTLKADAVVCVRFQTSMVMAGAAEMLCYGTAVTFEPSS; encoded by the coding sequence ATGATCATCGTCACCACGCTCGAGGTGCAGGGCAAGCAAATCAAGCGCACCTTGGGCATGGTCCGTGGCAGCTCGATCCGTTCGCGGCACATCGGTCAGGACATCATAGCTGTGCTGCGGAACATCGCCGGCGGCGAAGTCCGTGAGTACACCAAGATGCTCGCGGAAGCCCGTGAGCAGGCCCTCGACCGCATGGTCGAAGAAGCCCGGACGCTCAAAGCCGACGCAGTCGTGTGTGTTCGCTTCCAGACCTCGATGGTCATGGCCGGCGCGGCAGAGATGCTCTGCTACGGGACCGCCGTGACGTTCGAGCCGAGCAGCTAG
- a CDS encoding sigma-70 family RNA polymerase sigma factor: MQPELERELIRKCQTGDTRFYEPLVRAYEPSGLRLAVAMMSNTEDAQDALQEAFVKTFRSLHRFDVRRPFGPWFFQILRNQCRDMLRSRQARFKVETLDERLEARPASSEKGPERAHQRSAVREILWMGLERIGDEHREILVLKELEGFRYSEIAQILEIPEGTVASRLYHARHALKEALVDQGVEYP, from the coding sequence TTGCAGCCTGAGCTGGAGCGGGAACTGATACGCAAGTGCCAAACCGGTGACACTCGGTTCTACGAGCCCCTCGTCCGAGCCTACGAGCCGTCGGGTCTGCGACTCGCCGTGGCGATGATGAGCAATACGGAAGACGCTCAGGACGCGCTTCAAGAGGCGTTCGTGAAGACGTTCAGGTCGCTGCACCGCTTCGATGTGCGACGGCCCTTCGGTCCGTGGTTCTTCCAGATTCTGAGGAACCAGTGCAGGGACATGCTTCGCAGCCGACAGGCGCGGTTCAAGGTGGAAACGCTGGATGAGCGACTGGAGGCCCGCCCAGCGAGCAGTGAAAAGGGTCCCGAGCGGGCCCATCAACGCAGCGCCGTACGTGAGATACTCTGGATGGGTCTTGAGCGGATCGGTGATGAACACCGTGAAATCCTCGTCCTCAAGGAGCTCGAAGGGTTCAGATATTCGGAGATAGCCCAGATCCTGGAAATACCGGAAGGGACGGTGGCGAGCCGCCTCTATCACGCGCGACACGCGCTTAAAGAGGCGCTCGTCGATCAGGGCGTCGAGTACCCCTAG